One Streptomyces lincolnensis genomic region harbors:
- a CDS encoding SigE family RNA polymerase sigma factor, with protein MTTLVCTSASKAAGPATRTLPYPSFASYVKARQPVLLRTARSLTANPSDAEDLLQTALTKTYVAWERIEDHRALDGYVRRALLNTRTSQWRKRKVDEFACDELPEPEPVTGSDDPAEQQALHDAMWRAIMRLPARQRAMVVLRYYEDLSEVQTAEVLDVSVGTVKSAVSRALGKLREDPELGLVR; from the coding sequence ATGACCACACTCGTCTGCACCAGCGCTTCGAAGGCCGCAGGCCCGGCGACGCGGACTCTTCCGTACCCGTCGTTCGCTTCGTATGTGAAGGCCCGCCAGCCGGTGCTGCTGCGTACCGCCCGGTCGCTGACCGCGAACCCGAGCGACGCGGAGGACCTGCTGCAGACCGCGCTCACCAAGACCTACGTCGCCTGGGAGCGCATCGAGGACCATCGAGCGCTGGACGGCTATGTCCGCCGGGCGCTGCTGAACACGCGCACCTCGCAGTGGCGCAAGCGCAAGGTGGACGAGTTCGCCTGCGACGAGCTGCCCGAGCCGGAGCCGGTGACCGGAAGCGACGACCCGGCCGAGCAGCAGGCGCTGCACGACGCGATGTGGCGCGCGATCATGCGGCTGCCCGCGCGGCAGCGGGCGATGGTCGTCCTGAGGTACTACGAGGACCTCAGCGAGGTGCAGACCGCGGAGGTGCTCGACGTTTCGGTGGGGACGGTGAAGTCGGCGGTGTCCCGGGCGTTGGGGAAGTTGCGGGAGGACCCCGAGCTGGGGCTTGTGCGGTAG
- a CDS encoding lipid-transfer protein, with the protein MSVRTRDTLGGRAAIVGVGATEFSKDSGRSELRLAAEAVRAALDDAGLRPDDVDGMVTFTMDTSPEITVAQACGMGELSFFSRVHYGGGAACATVQQAALAIAAGVAEVVVCYRAFNERSGRRFGSGVQHREPSAEGVALGWSLPFGLLTPASWVAMAAQRYLHTYGLTPEAFGHVAVTARGHAATNPAAYFHGRPITLADHAASRWIVEPLRLLDCCQETDGGQALVVTSVERARDLPHPPAVVAAAAQGAGRGQEQMTSFYRDDLTGLPEMAVVARQLWRTSGLTPADVDVGILYDHFTPFVLMQLEEFGFCGKGEAADFVHRAELPLNTHGGQLGEAYLHGMNGMAEGVRQLRGTAANQIPGAERVLVTAGTGVPTSGLVLTSDR; encoded by the coding sequence ATGAGCGTACGGACCAGGGACACCCTCGGCGGACGGGCGGCGATCGTCGGCGTCGGGGCCACGGAGTTCTCCAAGGACTCCGGACGCAGCGAACTGCGGCTGGCGGCGGAGGCGGTCCGGGCGGCGCTGGACGACGCCGGACTGCGCCCGGACGACGTGGACGGGATGGTCACGTTCACGATGGACACCAGCCCCGAGATCACCGTGGCCCAGGCCTGCGGCATGGGCGAGCTGTCCTTCTTCTCCCGCGTCCACTACGGCGGCGGCGCGGCCTGCGCCACCGTCCAGCAGGCGGCGCTCGCCATCGCCGCGGGAGTCGCCGAGGTGGTGGTCTGCTACCGCGCCTTCAACGAGCGGTCGGGGCGGAGATTCGGCTCGGGCGTGCAGCACCGGGAGCCGTCCGCCGAGGGGGTCGCGCTCGGCTGGTCCCTTCCCTTCGGGCTGCTCACCCCGGCGTCCTGGGTGGCGATGGCGGCCCAGCGGTATCTGCACACCTACGGCCTGACCCCGGAGGCCTTCGGACACGTGGCCGTCACGGCCCGCGGGCACGCGGCCACCAATCCGGCCGCCTACTTCCACGGCCGCCCCATCACCCTCGCCGACCACGCGGCCTCCCGCTGGATCGTCGAGCCCCTCCGCCTGCTGGACTGCTGCCAGGAGACCGACGGCGGCCAGGCGCTCGTCGTCACCTCCGTGGAGCGGGCCCGCGATCTGCCGCACCCGCCCGCCGTCGTCGCGGCGGCCGCCCAGGGAGCGGGCCGGGGGCAGGAGCAGATGACCAGCTTCTACCGGGACGACCTGACCGGCCTGCCGGAGATGGCCGTCGTCGCCCGCCAGCTGTGGCGGACCTCGGGGCTCACGCCGGCCGATGTCGACGTGGGGATCCTGTACGACCACTTCACACCGTTCGTGCTGATGCAACTGGAGGAGTTCGGGTTCTGCGGAAAGGGGGAGGCGGCCGACTTCGTCCACCGCGCGGAGCTCCCGCTGAACACCCACGGCGGACAGCTGGGGGAGGCCTATCTGCACGGGATGAACGGCATGGCGGAAGGAGTGCGCCAGCTGCGGGGCACCGCGGCGAACCAGATACCGGGCGCCGAGCGCGTCCTGGTGACGGCGGGGACAGGGGTGCCGACGTCGGGCCTGGTGCTCACCTCGGACCGGTGA
- a CDS encoding MaoC family dehydratase, translating into MRPGEALPPLEIPVTRTLVVAGAIASRDYQDVHHDAELARQKGSPDIFMNILTTNGLVGRYITDHFGPRAVLRKVAIRLGAPNYPGDTMVLTATVEEVTEETGAATATVRVVGANTIGRHVTGTVTVTVPTLPSDSSHSSHSSDSPSRPAPAHPAASPEEAG; encoded by the coding sequence ATGCGACCCGGTGAGGCGCTGCCGCCGCTGGAGATCCCGGTCACCCGGACGCTGGTCGTCGCCGGGGCGATCGCCTCGCGGGACTACCAGGACGTGCACCACGACGCGGAGCTGGCCCGGCAGAAGGGCTCCCCCGACATCTTCATGAACATCCTGACGACCAACGGCCTGGTCGGCCGCTACATCACGGATCACTTCGGCCCCCGGGCCGTCCTCCGCAAGGTCGCCATCAGACTCGGCGCCCCCAACTACCCGGGCGACACGATGGTGTTGACGGCCACCGTCGAGGAGGTGACCGAGGAGACGGGCGCTGCCACCGCGACCGTCCGCGTGGTCGGCGCCAACACCATCGGCCGCCATGTGACCGGCACGGTGACGGTCACCGTGCCGACCCTCCCGTCCGATTCATCCCACTCATCCCACTCGTCCGACTCGCCCTCCCGGCCCGCCCCGGCCCACCCGGCCGCCTCCCCCGAGGAGGCGGGATGA
- a CDS encoding bifunctional MaoC family dehydratase N-terminal/OB-fold nucleic acid binding domain-containing protein codes for MDEERSQGLDQRQDGLEQRRGDLEKRLKAYEGRPSAVAGTGKDPVNLPMIRHWCEAMGDTNPAYSGPDAVAPPTMLQAWTMGGLSGHTARTEAYDELLALLDEAGCTAVVATDCEQEYVRPLRPGDEITFDTVIESVSERKRTKLGTGYFVTTRMNIRAGGELAGTHRFRILKYAPAHRPEKKPPRPHPVVNRDNAGFWDGVRQHRLLIQRCADCAALRFPWLPGCGSCGSPDWDTVEATGEGTVYSYVVMHHPPFPAFDPPYAVALIELTEGVRMISNIVGVPHDRVRIGRPVRLEFQRYDDEVVLPVFRAAEEPEGRTYATR; via the coding sequence ATGGACGAGGAGCGGTCGCAGGGCCTGGACCAGCGCCAGGACGGCCTGGAACAGCGCCGGGGTGACCTGGAGAAGCGGCTGAAGGCCTACGAGGGCCGCCCCTCAGCCGTGGCCGGCACCGGCAAGGACCCCGTCAACCTGCCCATGATCCGGCACTGGTGCGAGGCGATGGGCGACACCAACCCGGCGTACTCGGGCCCTGACGCCGTCGCCCCGCCCACCATGCTCCAGGCGTGGACCATGGGCGGCCTCTCCGGCCACACGGCCCGGACGGAGGCGTACGACGAACTGCTCGCCCTCCTGGATGAGGCGGGCTGCACCGCGGTCGTCGCCACCGACTGCGAGCAGGAGTACGTCAGACCCCTCCGGCCCGGCGACGAGATCACCTTCGACACGGTGATCGAGTCGGTGTCGGAGCGGAAGCGGACCAAGCTGGGCACGGGCTACTTCGTCACCACCCGGATGAACATCCGGGCCGGCGGGGAGCTCGCCGGCACCCACCGGTTCCGCATCCTCAAGTACGCCCCCGCGCACCGCCCGGAGAAGAAGCCCCCGCGCCCCCACCCGGTCGTCAACCGCGACAACGCCGGCTTCTGGGACGGCGTCCGTCAGCACCGCCTGCTCATCCAGCGCTGCGCGGACTGCGCGGCCCTGCGCTTTCCCTGGCTGCCGGGCTGCGGCTCCTGCGGCAGCCCCGACTGGGACACCGTGGAGGCGACGGGCGAGGGCACGGTCTACTCCTACGTCGTCATGCACCACCCGCCGTTCCCGGCCTTCGACCCTCCCTACGCGGTAGCGCTGATCGAACTCACCGAAGGCGTCCGCATGATCAGCAACATCGTCGGAGTGCCCCACGACCGGGTGCGCATCGGCCGACCGGTCCGGCTCGAATTCCAGCGGTACGACGACGAGGTGGTCCTGCCGGTCTTCCGCGCCGCCGAGGAGCCGGAGGGGAGGACGTATGCGACCCGGTGA
- a CDS encoding bifunctional DNA primase/polymerase, whose translation MATTDRQATTLALAHALSAAERGLAVIPLSRTKLPALRSPHRDDPAAPPCHGECGHFGHGVYDAATDPARIRELFAAAPWATGYGIACGLPPHHLIGIDLDTKSGTNSSAALRELALRHLFTIPDTVVVLTPSGGRHLWLSGPPDVVVPNSAGRLAPGIDIRGAGGYLVGPGSRTDHGEYATAPGTAHLAPAACPPALLRLLLPPPRTHQPTTPASVGGHGQGLVQFVLAAHEGQRNTRLFWAACRAYEDGIGPALVDPLVEAALNTGLTEREARATIASAARMTGHRP comes from the coding sequence ATGGCCACCACCGACCGGCAGGCCACGACGCTGGCCCTCGCACACGCCCTGTCAGCCGCCGAACGCGGACTGGCCGTCATCCCCCTGTCCCGGACGAAACTCCCGGCCCTGCGCTCCCCCCACCGCGACGACCCCGCCGCCCCGCCCTGCCACGGCGAATGTGGCCACTTCGGACACGGGGTCTACGACGCCGCCACCGACCCGGCACGCATCCGCGAACTGTTCGCCGCCGCCCCCTGGGCCACCGGCTACGGCATCGCCTGCGGACTGCCCCCGCACCACCTCATCGGCATCGACCTCGACACCAAGTCCGGCACGAACTCCTCCGCCGCCCTGCGCGAACTGGCCCTGCGCCACCTGTTCACGATCCCCGACACCGTCGTCGTCCTGACCCCGAGCGGCGGCCGCCACCTCTGGCTGAGCGGACCGCCCGACGTCGTCGTCCCCAACTCCGCCGGCCGCCTCGCCCCCGGCATCGACATCCGCGGCGCCGGCGGCTACCTCGTCGGCCCCGGCTCCCGAACCGACCACGGCGAGTACGCCACCGCCCCCGGCACCGCCCACCTCGCCCCCGCGGCCTGCCCGCCCGCGCTGCTGCGCCTGCTGCTCCCGCCGCCCCGCACCCACCAGCCCACCACCCCCGCCTCGGTCGGCGGACACGGCCAGGGACTCGTCCAGTTCGTCCTCGCCGCGCACGAGGGCCAGCGCAACACCCGCCTGTTCTGGGCCGCCTGCCGCGCCTACGAGGACGGCATCGGCCCCGCCCTGGTCGACCCCCTCGTCGAGGCCGCCCTCAACACCGGTCTCACCGAACGCGAGGCCCGCGCGACGATCGCGTCGGCGGCGCGGATGACGGGGCACCGGCCTTGA
- a CDS encoding DinB family protein, with the protein MTVSRSDLLRRQFDLTWALFEYHLDRLEPEDFLWEPAPHCWTVRRTADGAWVPDWADTEPDPVPVPTIAWLSWHIGWWWSVTLDHTTGRPPRERTDVIWPGPGKPTVEWLRGLRTDWLTALADLTETDLDTTARFPLPDDPSYTVADMLAWVNAELMKNAAEIGQLRMLRAARSTST; encoded by the coding sequence GTGACCGTTTCCCGATCAGACCTGCTGCGCCGTCAGTTCGATCTCACCTGGGCACTGTTCGAGTACCACCTCGACCGGCTGGAACCCGAGGACTTCCTGTGGGAACCGGCGCCCCACTGCTGGACGGTCCGCCGGACCGCCGACGGCGCCTGGGTGCCGGACTGGGCGGACACCGAGCCCGACCCGGTCCCCGTGCCCACCATCGCCTGGCTGAGCTGGCACATCGGCTGGTGGTGGAGCGTGACCCTCGACCACACGACGGGCCGCCCGCCCCGAGAGCGCACCGACGTCATCTGGCCCGGCCCCGGAAAACCCACCGTCGAATGGCTCCGCGGCCTCCGCACGGACTGGCTCACCGCCCTCGCCGACCTCACCGAAACCGACCTCGACACCACCGCCCGCTTCCCCCTCCCCGACGACCCCTCCTACACCGTCGCCGACATGCTGGCCTGGGTGAACGCCGAGCTGATGAAGAACGCGGCGGAGATCGGACAGCTGCGGATGCTGCGGGCGGCACGCTCGACGTCCACGTGA
- a CDS encoding S1C family serine protease yields the protein MSTENEGTAVPPAPSAPPVPVDAPAASAPQEHTASGSDAPMTPLPPTPSGTPGDQRPEQDHLVHAGQAPAYAAAGSGGAPHGQGSGPEGAGAWPPPPPPATPSYADGGSGGTTGVWGAAYQQPEPKPRSGRGGLVAGILVAALVAGGLGGGLGYTLAKNNENGSSTTVSASDSGGSVKRDPGTVAGVAAKALPSTVTIEAASSSGEGGTGTGFVFDTQGHIVTNNHVVASAVDGGKLTATFPSGKRYDAEVVGHAQGYDVAVLKLKNAPNDLKPLTLGNSDKVAVGDSTIAIGAPFGLSNTVTTGIISAKNRPVASSDGSGSNAASYMSALQTDASINPGNSGGPLLDAQGNVIGINSAIQSSSNGGLGGTSQSGSIGLGFAIPINQAKYVAQELIKTGKPVYAKIGASVSLEEGTGGAQITRQGASGTDPVESGGPAAKAGLKPGDVITKLDDRVIDSGPTLIGEIWTHQPGDKVTVTYERDGKTHTVELTLASRTGDS from the coding sequence GTGAGCACCGAGAACGAGGGCACCGCGGTACCCCCGGCCCCGTCCGCACCCCCCGTGCCGGTGGATGCTCCTGCTGCTTCGGCGCCCCAGGAGCACACCGCTTCCGGCTCGGACGCCCCGATGACTCCCCTCCCGCCGACCCCGTCCGGCACCCCCGGCGACCAGCGACCGGAGCAGGACCACCTGGTCCACGCCGGCCAGGCCCCGGCCTACGCCGCCGCGGGCTCCGGCGGCGCACCGCACGGCCAGGGCTCCGGCCCCGAGGGTGCGGGCGCCTGGCCGCCCCCGCCGCCTCCGGCCACCCCGTCGTACGCCGACGGCGGCTCCGGGGGCACCACCGGCGTGTGGGGCGCCGCCTACCAGCAGCCCGAGCCCAAGCCCCGCAGCGGGCGCGGCGGACTGGTCGCCGGGATCCTGGTGGCCGCGCTGGTCGCGGGCGGCCTGGGCGGCGGCCTCGGCTACACCCTCGCCAAGAACAACGAGAACGGCTCCTCGACCACCGTCTCCGCCTCCGACAGCGGCGGCTCCGTCAAGCGCGACCCGGGCACGGTCGCCGGTGTGGCCGCCAAGGCGCTGCCGAGCACCGTCACGATCGAGGCCGCGAGCAGCAGCGGCGAGGGCGGCACCGGCACCGGTTTCGTCTTCGACACCCAGGGCCACATCGTCACCAACAACCACGTCGTCGCCAGCGCGGTCGACGGCGGCAAGCTCACGGCCACCTTCCCGAGCGGCAAGAGGTACGACGCCGAGGTCGTCGGCCACGCACAGGGCTACGACGTCGCCGTCCTCAAGCTCAAGAACGCCCCGAACGACCTCAAGCCGCTGACCCTCGGCAACTCCGACAAGGTGGCGGTCGGCGACTCCACCATCGCGATCGGCGCCCCCTTCGGCCTGTCGAACACGGTGACGACGGGCATCATCAGCGCGAAGAACCGCCCGGTGGCCTCCAGCGACGGCAGCGGCTCCAACGCCGCCTCCTACATGAGCGCCCTCCAGACGGACGCCTCGATCAACCCGGGCAACTCCGGAGGCCCCCTCCTCGACGCCCAGGGCAACGTGATCGGCATCAACTCGGCGATCCAGTCCAGCAGCAACGGCGGCCTGGGCGGCACCAGCCAGTCCGGCTCGATCGGCCTCGGCTTCGCCATCCCGATCAACCAGGCCAAGTACGTCGCCCAGGAGCTGATCAAGACCGGCAAGCCCGTCTACGCCAAGATCGGCGCCTCCGTCTCCCTGGAGGAGGGCACCGGCGGCGCCCAGATCACCCGGCAGGGCGCCAGCGGCACCGACCCGGTCGAGTCCGGCGGCCCCGCCGCCAAGGCCGGCCTCAAGCCCGGCGACGTCATCACCAAGCTCGACGACCGCGTGATCGACTCCGGCCCCACCCTCATCGGCGAGATCTGGACCCACCAGCCCGGCGACAAGGTCACCGTCACCTACGAACGCGACGGCAAGACCCACACCGTGGAACTCACCCTCGCCTCCCGCACCGGCGACAGCTGA
- a CDS encoding glycerophosphodiester phosphodiesterase, which produces MTHVRQHHPQVVAHRGASEDAPEHTLAAYRKAIEDGADALECDVRLTADGHLVCVHDRRVNRTSNGRGAVSALELADLAALDFGSWKTRDSWRTRDEEPDWEHRPEDREETSVLTLERLLELVADAGRRVELAVETKHPTRWAGQVEERLLVLLKRFGLDSPASAAESPVRIMSFSARSLHRVRAASPTLPTVYLMQFVSPRLRDGRLPAGVGIAGPSIRIVRNHPAYIERLKRAGHQVHVWTVNEPEDVDLCLDLGVDAIITNRPSAVLDRLGR; this is translated from the coding sequence GTGACCCACGTACGACAGCACCATCCACAGGTGGTCGCCCACCGCGGAGCCTCCGAAGACGCTCCCGAGCACACGCTGGCCGCGTACCGGAAGGCGATCGAGGACGGCGCCGACGCCCTCGAATGCGATGTACGCCTGACCGCGGACGGACATCTCGTCTGCGTCCACGACCGTCGCGTCAACCGTACGTCCAACGGCCGCGGAGCGGTCTCGGCGCTGGAGCTCGCCGACCTCGCCGCGCTGGACTTCGGTTCCTGGAAGACGCGGGACTCCTGGCGGACCCGGGACGAGGAGCCGGACTGGGAGCACCGTCCGGAGGACCGGGAGGAGACCTCGGTCCTGACCCTGGAGCGGCTGCTGGAGCTCGTCGCCGACGCCGGGCGCCGGGTGGAGCTGGCCGTGGAGACCAAGCACCCCACGCGCTGGGCGGGGCAGGTCGAGGAGCGGCTGCTGGTGCTCCTGAAGCGGTTCGGGCTCGACTCCCCGGCCTCGGCCGCCGAGTCGCCGGTGCGGATCATGAGCTTCTCGGCGCGTTCGCTGCACCGGGTGCGGGCGGCCTCGCCGACGCTGCCGACGGTCTATCTGATGCAGTTCGTCTCGCCCCGGCTGCGTGACGGGCGGCTGCCGGCGGGTGTCGGGATCGCGGGGCCGTCGATCCGGATCGTGCGGAACCATCCCGCCTACATCGAGCGCCTGAAGCGGGCCGGTCACCAGGTGCACGTGTGGACCGTGAACGAGCCGGAGGACGTCGATCTCTGTCTCGACCTGGGCGTCGACGCCATCATCACCAACCGCCCGAGCGCGGTGCTGGACCGCCTGGGCCGCTGA
- a CDS encoding ATP-binding protein — protein sequence MRRRRSIDRFPVQANGASTPWRGAKEVSGVALVVAQEVPTSSSMAVPHGPAGVGKARHRMRTQLRRGGVSESVIDDAVLILSELLSNACKHGRPLGDALAGDGDVRAAWRVDQGGRLTVEVTDGGGPTRPAPATPSVTAHGGRGLNIITALADDWGVRDDARGEVTVWVVVHEDVHDPDAGHRRDDFATRVTAPSVSALPGLDFADAFDDLD from the coding sequence ATGCGTCGGCGGAGGTCGATCGACCGGTTTCCGGTACAGGCCAATGGGGCATCCACACCGTGGCGTGGGGCGAAGGAGGTCTCGGGGGTGGCGTTGGTGGTGGCACAGGAGGTGCCCACGTCGTCGAGCATGGCCGTACCCCATGGCCCTGCGGGCGTGGGCAAGGCAAGACACCGTATGCGGACGCAGTTGCGCCGTGGAGGAGTGTCGGAATCGGTCATCGACGACGCCGTACTGATTCTGTCCGAACTCTTGAGCAATGCGTGCAAGCACGGTCGGCCGTTGGGCGACGCCCTGGCCGGGGACGGTGATGTGCGCGCCGCGTGGCGTGTGGACCAGGGCGGCAGACTCACGGTCGAGGTGACGGACGGCGGTGGGCCCACCCGCCCGGCTCCGGCGACGCCCTCGGTCACCGCGCACGGCGGCCGCGGGCTGAACATCATCACCGCGCTGGCCGACGACTGGGGCGTCAGGGACGACGCCCGGGGCGAGGTCACGGTATGGGTGGTCGTCCACGAGGACGTTCATGATCCGGACGCCGGGCACCGCCGCGACGACTTCGCTACGCGCGTCACGGCACCGTCGGTCTCCGCACTGCCCGGCCTGGACTTCGCGGACGCCTTCGACGACCTGGACTGA
- a CDS encoding DUF5926 family protein has protein sequence MAKKRPQTKAKRPQLTDGARAVGADGHVPVVGAREPCPCGSGRRYKACHGRAAAQAVTELVQRPFEGLPGEGDWVALRELVPAATVELTLKGGLPEGVPSVTLGTVLPMAWPALRRDDGSVLLGLQNDTASGDISRDLADTLQRALTAPPGTPVEGRRAPADGPRLQDLLDPEGVFEPVVHAGFEFWVPDAENATPEVTASLERANAAAIPTVRLTGVDAAYWCETPEKNHLRWVMPHPEEQLLDALARLHAAGRAHLGDGTRLVGSFRAHGLTVPVWDLPSEITAEDIEKPAAEFAERLAGALASDAPLTANERRARGGLTNRQVTLS, from the coding sequence ATGGCCAAGAAGCGACCCCAGACGAAGGCCAAGCGGCCGCAGCTCACGGACGGGGCCCGCGCCGTAGGCGCTGACGGGCACGTTCCGGTCGTCGGTGCGCGCGAGCCCTGCCCCTGTGGCAGCGGCCGCCGGTACAAGGCCTGTCACGGCCGGGCCGCCGCGCAGGCCGTGACCGAGCTGGTGCAGCGCCCCTTCGAGGGCCTGCCGGGCGAGGGCGACTGGGTGGCGCTGCGCGAGCTGGTGCCGGCCGCGACCGTCGAGCTGACGCTGAAGGGCGGTCTCCCCGAGGGCGTCCCGTCGGTCACGCTGGGCACGGTGCTGCCGATGGCGTGGCCCGCGCTGCGCCGCGACGACGGCTCGGTGCTGCTCGGCCTCCAGAACGACACGGCGTCGGGCGACATCAGCCGCGACCTCGCCGACACCCTCCAGCGCGCGCTCACCGCGCCCCCCGGCACTCCGGTGGAGGGCCGCCGCGCCCCGGCCGACGGTCCGCGGCTCCAGGACCTGCTCGACCCCGAAGGCGTGTTCGAGCCAGTTGTGCACGCGGGCTTCGAGTTCTGGGTTCCGGACGCGGAGAACGCCACTCCGGAGGTGACCGCTTCCCTGGAGCGGGCCAACGCCGCGGCGATCCCGACCGTGCGACTGACCGGTGTGGACGCGGCCTACTGGTGCGAGACGCCGGAGAAGAACCACCTGCGCTGGGTCATGCCGCACCCCGAGGAGCAGCTCCTGGACGCCCTGGCGCGGCTGCACGCGGCGGGCCGTGCGCATCTCGGTGACGGCACGCGCCTCGTGGGTTCCTTCCGCGCTCACGGGCTCACCGTCCCGGTCTGGGACCTGCCGAGCGAGATCACCGCGGAGGACATCGAGAAGCCGGCCGCGGAGTTCGCCGAGCGGCTCGCCGGCGCCCTCGCCAGCGACGCACCGCTGACCGCCAACGAGCGTCGCGCGCGCGGCGGCCTGACCAACCGGCAGGTCACGCTCAGTTGA